Proteins from one Terriglobales bacterium genomic window:
- a CDS encoding SPFH domain-containing protein, which yields MLALKYLLTTISFGFFAVAIALTVFDFSLLFQYRRLLAKGSTENLPIPRPVRWAWAAKLCAVALLPMLVSQGIVVIPSGMAGVRVSQISGPQPGTLYPGAHFVKPLLEDVVLYDTREQIFTAGGEEEESTEEQAAAPAKTKVKAKKNGILTVQAREGLPIGIATTVRYRLDANRLAFIHNNLPSSVEDELVPSVVASTFRDLIPNYTVREVFAVKREEIRRLASDEITKKLGADGIVVNEVMLRDIQLPPEYSQGLQGLLLKEQEAERMGVETEIQEKQVRIAELQAEASKVQEVKRAEGDAGVRVLQAKAEADAMQYTLPLKQKQIEQSRLEAEARKESTIKNAEAAAEAKVIDSKAETERRKLLAGAEADRIRVIAAADSERLKSEAVALRQNPLLINKIMAERLSDKIQIMMVPMDGKFFLGDLLRGTPGGTISPQAAPAQDDPAEDSATNTASR from the coding sequence ATGCTGGCGCTCAAATATTTGCTCACAACCATCAGCTTCGGGTTTTTCGCCGTAGCTATAGCCTTAACCGTTTTTGATTTTTCTTTGTTGTTTCAATATCGCCGTTTACTGGCCAAGGGCAGTACGGAGAACCTGCCTATCCCTCGGCCGGTGCGCTGGGCATGGGCGGCAAAATTATGTGCCGTGGCATTGCTGCCCATGCTCGTGTCCCAAGGAATTGTTGTGATTCCCAGCGGGATGGCCGGCGTACGCGTCAGCCAAATCTCCGGACCGCAGCCGGGGACGCTTTATCCAGGCGCGCACTTCGTCAAGCCGCTGCTGGAAGATGTAGTGCTGTATGACACGCGCGAACAAATCTTCACCGCCGGCGGCGAGGAAGAAGAGAGCACGGAAGAGCAGGCTGCGGCACCGGCTAAAACAAAGGTCAAAGCGAAGAAGAACGGCATTCTCACCGTGCAGGCGCGCGAAGGATTGCCCATCGGAATTGCAACCACCGTGCGTTATCGTTTAGACGCCAACCGGCTGGCGTTCATCCACAATAATCTGCCGTCCTCAGTCGAAGACGAGTTGGTACCTTCGGTCGTAGCCAGCACCTTCCGCGACCTTATTCCCAACTACACCGTGCGAGAAGTTTTTGCAGTGAAGCGCGAAGAGATCCGCCGCCTGGCGTCGGATGAAATCACGAAAAAACTGGGAGCGGACGGCATCGTGGTGAATGAAGTCATGCTGCGCGACATCCAGCTTCCGCCGGAATATTCCCAAGGCTTGCAAGGCCTGTTGCTGAAAGAGCAGGAGGCCGAGCGCATGGGCGTAGAAACCGAAATCCAGGAAAAGCAGGTGAGGATTGCCGAGCTGCAGGCTGAAGCCTCCAAGGTTCAGGAGGTGAAGCGCGCTGAAGGCGACGCGGGCGTGCGTGTGTTGCAAGCCAAGGCCGAGGCTGATGCCATGCAATACACGCTCCCGCTCAAGCAGAAGCAGATTGAACAAAGCCGCCTGGAAGCCGAGGCACGCAAAGAATCCACGATCAAGAACGCCGAAGCTGCGGCCGAAGCCAAGGTCATTGATAGCAAAGCAGAGACCGAACGCCGCAAGCTGCTGGCCGGGGCGGAGGCCGATCGCATCCGCGTGATCGCGGCCGCCGATTCCGAGCGGCTGAAGAGCGAGGCCGTAGCCCTGCGGCAGAATCCGCTGCTCATTAACAAGATCATGGCGGAGCGGCTCTCCGACAAGATCCAGATCATGATGGTTCCCATGGATGGCAAGTTCTTCCTGGGAGATCTCCTGCGCGGAACACCGGGCGGAACAATTTCTCCTCAGGCCGCCCCCGCGCAGGATGATCCTGCTGAAGATTCCGCCACTAACACTGCAAGTCGCTGA
- a CDS encoding L,D-transpeptidase, which translates to MRASGKIQKFQIAIDGNRLRLLKDHWLPVAAFVALSLPLTLVQTVPTVPTVNPNVTSSTVVSTTAIPAIPIPQPAPASKPAPLPQTAAKKVEHRNPHRILISIPDRKLALLEDGKVQKIYPVAVGADVTPSPTGEFHIAHKIVGPTYSHHGKVVAAGKGNPLGSRWMGLDKEHYGIHGTNMPQSIGHAASHGCIRMGKHDVEELFQLAGVGDVVEIHGERTEEMAQIFGGLQPEQPVEVAQNQEPDAGGGR; encoded by the coding sequence ATGAGAGCGAGCGGCAAAATTCAAAAATTTCAGATAGCGATTGATGGAAATCGGCTTCGGCTTCTTAAAGATCATTGGCTGCCGGTAGCTGCCTTCGTGGCGCTGAGTCTTCCTCTGACTTTGGTTCAGACCGTGCCTACAGTGCCGACGGTGAATCCGAATGTAACGAGTTCCACTGTAGTTTCAACCACTGCGATCCCTGCGATTCCCATCCCACAACCGGCGCCGGCAAGCAAGCCGGCGCCCCTGCCACAAACGGCGGCAAAAAAAGTGGAGCACCGGAACCCGCATCGCATTTTGATCAGTATTCCTGACCGCAAGCTGGCGTTGCTCGAAGACGGCAAGGTGCAGAAGATTTATCCGGTCGCGGTGGGAGCGGACGTTACCCCCAGCCCCACCGGCGAGTTTCACATTGCGCACAAGATTGTAGGCCCTACCTATAGCCATCACGGCAAGGTTGTCGCGGCCGGCAAAGGAAATCCACTGGGCAGCCGCTGGATGGGCCTGGACAAAGAGCATTACGGAATTCATGGCACCAACATGCCGCAATCCATCGGCCATGCCGCGTCGCATGGATGCATCCGCATGGGCAAGCACGATGTCGAGGAGTTGTTTCAGCTTGCCGGCGTCGGAGACGTGGTCGAGATCCACGGCGAACGCACAGAAGAGATGGCGCAGATTTTCGGCGGCCTTCAGCCGGAACAGCCGGTTGAAGTAGCGCAGAACCAGGAGCCTGACGCAGGCGGCGGCCGATAG
- a CDS encoding ABC transporter substrate-binding protein: MKRSVFLLLAISLWLAGLGHAATRPHYGGTLRVELRAQVPSLDPSAPEVFSEQAAQEHISSLIFEPLVRLDQKGSPLPALAVTWQHSPDFKSWQFSLRSYIKFHDGIPFTASKAVESLLKIPSPRWRVHAEGNDTLVFESDSPLPNLPAELAQMRYAIAHGAGASIAGTGPFQVTSWQPGKQLALKANDDYWDARPYLDSIEITLGRSLRDQMVDLELGRTDLIEVGLDQARRAAQEGKRVVTSSPNEVLVLVFNPGKPTVQEERLREVIASALDRAAINNVLLQKAGEPSGALLPQWMSGYAFLFPAARNMDRALQLRAEIVVPTTLILDYDFSDPLAKAVAERVAVNVREAGLNMQALGENLTARGATADLQLVRVRFVSMDASTALNNLAAALSSANALPADAPKASDANTPAAIYRSEHDLLNGFHVVPIAQVPEAWGLSGRVKNWVQSREGGSSMADIWLEVPQGSDTHAEGRP; this comes from the coding sequence ATGAAGCGTTCAGTCTTTCTATTACTTGCCATTAGCCTGTGGCTGGCAGGCCTCGGCCATGCTGCCACCCGGCCGCATTACGGTGGGACACTGCGCGTCGAGTTGCGCGCACAGGTGCCCTCGCTCGATCCGTCGGCGCCGGAAGTTTTTTCCGAGCAGGCCGCGCAGGAGCATATCTCTTCTTTGATTTTCGAGCCGTTAGTCAGGCTCGATCAAAAAGGCTCTCCATTGCCGGCGCTGGCAGTTACCTGGCAACATTCACCTGACTTCAAGAGCTGGCAGTTCAGTTTGCGTTCGTACATCAAATTCCACGATGGGATCCCATTTACTGCGTCCAAAGCAGTCGAATCTTTGTTGAAGATTCCTAGTCCTCGCTGGCGCGTGCATGCTGAGGGCAACGATACGTTGGTTTTTGAATCAGACTCGCCGCTGCCAAACTTACCCGCGGAGCTGGCGCAAATGCGATACGCCATCGCCCACGGCGCAGGCGCTTCCATTGCCGGCACAGGGCCTTTTCAAGTTACCTCCTGGCAGCCGGGCAAGCAGCTTGCTCTAAAGGCGAACGACGACTACTGGGATGCGCGTCCGTATCTCGATTCCATTGAGATCACCCTGGGCCGCTCTTTGCGTGATCAGATGGTTGATCTGGAGCTGGGGCGTACTGACCTGATTGAAGTTGGCCTTGATCAGGCGCGACGCGCGGCCCAAGAGGGCAAGCGCGTGGTGACGTCATCACCGAACGAAGTACTGGTGCTGGTGTTCAACCCGGGCAAACCCACGGTCCAGGAAGAACGTTTGCGTGAGGTCATCGCCAGCGCGCTGGATCGAGCAGCTATAAATAATGTACTGCTGCAAAAAGCGGGAGAGCCCTCCGGCGCCCTGCTGCCGCAATGGATGAGCGGTTATGCGTTTCTTTTTCCCGCGGCGCGCAACATGGATCGTGCTCTGCAACTGCGCGCCGAGATCGTAGTTCCCACCACGCTCATTCTTGATTATGATTTTTCTGATCCGCTGGCGAAAGCTGTAGCCGAAAGAGTTGCCGTGAATGTGCGAGAGGCCGGACTCAACATGCAAGCCCTGGGTGAAAATCTGACGGCTCGAGGCGCAACCGCCGATCTTCAGCTTGTGCGGGTTCGCTTTGTTTCCATGGATGCTTCTACAGCGTTGAACAACCTCGCCGCAGCATTGTCATCTGCCAATGCACTCCCCGCGGATGCACCGAAAGCAAGCGATGCCAATACGCCAGCCGCAATCTACCGCTCGGAACACGATTTGCTGAATGGATTTCATGTTGTTCCCATCGCACAGGTACCCGAAGCGTGGGGATTGAGCGGCCGGGTCAAGAACTGGGTACAGTCCCGCGAAGGTGGTTCGAGCATGGCTGACATTTGGCTTGAAGTTCCTCAAGGTTCCGATACGCATGCGGAAGGCCGTCCGTGA
- a CDS encoding VWA domain-containing protein — MSTKPNLEQSVEFAENPEPRCPCVLLLDTSGSMQGPPVAALNEGLRVFKNDLSKDPVASRRVEVAVVTFDSAVNVVQDFVTADQFQPPSLTAQGVTYMGEAIQKALDMVQARKEQYKASGIAYYRPWVFMITDGEPQGEPEDVVVRAAQRIKNDESLKHVSFFAVGVENANMERLSTIAVKTPLKLAGLNFAELFVWLSASMHAVSKSKVSDQVALPPPGWANV; from the coding sequence ATGTCTACTAAGCCAAACCTGGAGCAATCGGTTGAGTTTGCAGAAAACCCCGAGCCCCGTTGCCCGTGCGTGCTTCTGCTCGATACCTCGGGTTCCATGCAGGGACCGCCGGTTGCTGCGCTCAACGAAGGCCTGCGCGTATTTAAGAATGACTTGTCAAAAGACCCGGTCGCATCGCGCCGCGTGGAAGTCGCAGTCGTCACCTTTGACAGCGCAGTCAACGTGGTGCAGGATTTTGTGACCGCCGATCAATTTCAGCCGCCTTCCCTCACCGCCCAGGGTGTGACCTATATGGGCGAAGCGATCCAGAAGGCACTCGACATGGTGCAGGCGCGCAAAGAGCAGTACAAGGCCAGCGGCATCGCCTACTATCGCCCTTGGGTATTCATGATCACCGATGGCGAGCCCCAGGGAGAACCTGAGGATGTTGTGGTTCGGGCCGCACAGCGGATCAAAAATGACGAAAGCCTGAAGCACGTTTCGTTTTTCGCCGTGGGCGTGGAGAACGCCAACATGGAGCGCTTGTCGACTATCGCGGTGAAAACCCCTCTCAAACTGGCAGGACTCAACTTTGCGGAATTGTTCGTGTGGCTCTCCGCCAGCATGCACGCCGTTTCCAAATCGAAGGTCAGCGACCAGGTTGCCCTGCCTCCTCCGGGCTGGGCCAACGTCTGA
- the trpE gene encoding anthranilate synthase component I has protein sequence MLTPDYKQFQCLAKEATLVPVVKSVHADLLTPVSAFLSFAAKEPNAFLLESVEGGEKVGRYTFLGAHPYMVLRAGPQGIEIERGKKTERRQGSVFQVLRELLREHKPAAIPGLPPFIAGAVGFFAYDTVRQLEPIPSLAKSDLKIPDAAFMFFDRLLAFDHVRHQIHIIAAADVRKGSLKQAYDRAAHDIAAIEKKLAAGIPAQHRKKAKKSKVPSAKQISRTILTREEYMNNIVKAKEYIAAGDIFQVVLSNRQEFTLTTEPFDVYRALRAVNPSPYMYFLRMGERTVLGSSPEMLVKVEGNKLSYRPIAGTQPRGVDEAEDQKLEAKLCADEKERAEHVMLVDLGRNDLGRVSQYGSVQVSKLMFVERYSHVMHLVSAIEGKLRPELDALDAFAACFPAGTLSGAPKVRAMQIIEELEPVRRGIYGGSVLYADFAGNLDSCIAIRTMLVEGKRAYVQAGAGIVADSVPETEFEECRNKAQALLRAVELASKT, from the coding sequence ATGCTGACCCCTGACTACAAACAGTTTCAGTGTCTTGCCAAAGAAGCCACGCTGGTTCCGGTGGTGAAATCGGTGCATGCCGATCTATTGACTCCGGTTTCGGCGTTCCTGAGCTTTGCCGCTAAGGAGCCCAACGCCTTTTTGCTGGAGTCGGTCGAAGGCGGGGAAAAGGTCGGACGTTATACGTTCTTGGGTGCGCATCCTTATATGGTGTTGCGGGCCGGGCCCCAAGGGATTGAAATCGAGCGCGGCAAAAAAACCGAGCGACGGCAGGGCAGCGTGTTCCAGGTCCTGCGCGAGCTGTTGCGCGAGCACAAACCGGCTGCCATCCCAGGCCTGCCGCCTTTTATTGCGGGCGCAGTCGGATTCTTTGCCTACGATACTGTGCGGCAGCTCGAGCCCATCCCCTCGCTCGCCAAATCGGACCTGAAGATTCCCGATGCAGCTTTCATGTTCTTCGACCGCTTGCTGGCCTTCGACCACGTGCGCCACCAGATTCACATCATCGCAGCCGCCGACGTGCGCAAAGGATCGTTGAAGCAAGCTTACGATCGCGCTGCTCACGATATTGCCGCCATTGAAAAGAAGCTGGCGGCTGGAATTCCCGCACAACATCGGAAGAAGGCAAAGAAATCCAAAGTGCCGTCTGCCAAGCAGATCTCACGCACCATCCTGACGCGCGAAGAGTACATGAACAACATCGTGAAGGCCAAGGAATACATTGCTGCCGGCGACATCTTCCAGGTGGTGCTGTCGAATCGCCAGGAGTTCACTCTCACCACCGAGCCTTTCGATGTATACCGTGCACTGCGGGCGGTGAATCCGTCACCTTATATGTACTTTCTCCGAATGGGCGAGCGAACCGTTCTGGGCTCTTCGCCTGAGATGCTGGTGAAAGTCGAGGGCAACAAGCTGAGCTACCGTCCCATTGCGGGAACGCAGCCGCGCGGAGTGGATGAAGCGGAAGACCAGAAGCTTGAAGCCAAATTATGCGCTGATGAGAAAGAGCGCGCCGAGCACGTGATGCTGGTTGACCTGGGGCGCAACGATCTGGGCCGCGTGAGCCAGTATGGCTCCGTGCAGGTGAGCAAGCTTATGTTCGTAGAGCGTTATTCGCACGTGATGCATTTAGTTTCTGCCATTGAAGGCAAACTGCGTCCCGAGTTGGACGCGCTCGACGCCTTCGCCGCCTGCTTCCCTGCGGGCACGCTGAGCGGCGCGCCCAAGGTGCGCGCCATGCAGATCATCGAAGAGCTGGAGCCGGTGCGCCGTGGCATCTACGGAGGCTCCGTGCTCTATGCCGATTTTGCCGGGAACCTGGATTCCTGCATTGCCATCCGCACCATGCTGGTCGAAGGCAAGCGGGCCTACGTACAGGCGGGAGCCGGCATTGTAGCCGACTCCGTTCCTGAAACCGAATTCGAGGAGTGCAGGAACAAGGCGCAAGCATTATTGCGCGCAGTCGAGTTGGCGAGCAAGACGTAG
- a CDS encoding HAMP domain-containing sensor histidine kinase yields the protein MSLRARLVALFTITIALTVFLVAALVSSSTTRAYERIDEDRTEALVSQFHQEFSQRGADITRQVEAIADSDEMRRIAVDMASAPDYSAFWQEADHLNAGRLDDLLELTAQDGTIISSKQWPARFGFKEAWIAQASLAEWKAQSAFLKQIELPDGDTLAIITVRPVEVADKIFYLAGGERLDRKFMATLALPRGMDAWLYRAPLAPTASATLLTSQGVVPWDESDPRWSQLNNLISGVQQQRSEQHATVAWADSSGASPVTQTVYGIPLSGRNNDVLGVLLVSSSRAELLHLTRRIQWTALAVAGGGILFGILLSMWLAARVTRPVERLAVAADEVAAGHLGTQVDDSAHDEIGRLAYAFNRMTRELLEQRERLLQSERVAAWRELARRLAHELKNPLFPLQITVENMLRAKESSPEQFEEVFQEGAETLLAEVANLKTIIGRFSDFSKMPAPQMQAISINEAAKRAVKVYEPQFSSKDRPLITPRWELDATLDKEKIDADPDLLHRALSNLVLNAQDAIQEHGTLTLRTRNHDTTVRIEVEDSGVGLTEEECQRLFTPYYTSKQYGTGLGLAIVQSIVSDHHGKIWVNSTPGKGTTFVMELPKHPL from the coding sequence GTGAGTTTGCGGGCCAGGCTGGTCGCGCTCTTTACGATCACCATTGCGCTCACGGTCTTTCTTGTGGCTGCGCTGGTTTCTTCCAGCACGACGCGAGCCTACGAACGTATTGACGAAGACCGCACCGAGGCGCTGGTCAGCCAGTTTCACCAGGAATTCTCCCAGCGCGGAGCCGATATAACCCGGCAGGTTGAGGCCATTGCTGATTCAGACGAGATGCGCCGGATAGCCGTGGACATGGCCTCCGCGCCTGATTACTCCGCCTTCTGGCAGGAAGCCGATCATCTGAACGCAGGTCGGCTCGACGATCTATTGGAACTGACCGCGCAGGATGGCACGATCATCTCCTCTAAGCAATGGCCGGCGCGCTTTGGATTCAAGGAAGCATGGATCGCGCAAGCTTCACTTGCCGAGTGGAAGGCACAATCCGCTTTTCTAAAACAAATCGAGCTTCCCGACGGAGACACTCTGGCCATCATCACCGTGCGCCCCGTCGAAGTCGCCGACAAGATTTTCTATCTCGCTGGCGGAGAGCGCCTGGACCGGAAATTTATGGCAACGCTGGCCCTGCCTCGCGGCATGGATGCCTGGCTTTATCGCGCTCCGCTCGCGCCCACGGCGTCAGCAACGCTGCTGACCAGCCAGGGTGTTGTCCCCTGGGATGAAAGCGACCCGCGCTGGTCACAACTTAACAATTTGATCTCCGGTGTGCAGCAGCAACGCAGTGAACAGCACGCCACCGTTGCGTGGGCTGATTCGTCTGGGGCTTCGCCGGTTACCCAGACGGTTTATGGAATCCCGTTGTCCGGCAGAAATAATGATGTGTTAGGGGTCCTGCTGGTGAGCAGCTCGCGTGCGGAACTGCTGCACCTCACTCGCCGCATCCAGTGGACTGCGCTGGCCGTCGCTGGCGGCGGGATTCTTTTTGGCATTTTGCTCAGTATGTGGCTCGCGGCACGTGTGACGCGTCCTGTAGAACGGCTTGCGGTTGCCGCCGATGAAGTTGCCGCCGGCCATCTTGGCACGCAAGTGGATGACTCCGCGCACGATGAAATTGGGCGGCTGGCTTATGCCTTTAACCGCATGACGCGCGAGTTGCTCGAGCAACGCGAGCGCCTGCTGCAAAGCGAGCGTGTTGCGGCCTGGCGTGAACTGGCACGGCGCCTCGCCCATGAATTGAAGAACCCTCTGTTTCCCCTGCAAATCACCGTGGAAAATATGCTGCGTGCAAAAGAAAGCAGTCCTGAGCAATTTGAGGAAGTTTTCCAGGAGGGTGCGGAAACCTTGCTGGCAGAAGTCGCCAATTTGAAGACCATCATTGGGCGCTTCAGTGATTTTTCCAAGATGCCCGCGCCGCAAATGCAGGCGATTTCAATCAATGAAGCGGCGAAGAGAGCGGTGAAAGTTTACGAGCCGCAATTCAGCTCCAAAGATCGTCCCCTGATCACTCCACGCTGGGAGCTGGATGCGACCCTGGATAAAGAAAAGATTGACGCCGATCCCGATCTGCTGCACCGGGCGCTTTCCAATCTAGTCTTGAATGCGCAGGATGCCATCCAGGAACATGGAACATTGACATTGCGCACGCGCAACCACGACACAACTGTGCGCATTGAGGTGGAAGATTCCGGCGTCGGACTCACCGAAGAAGAATGCCAGCGCCTGTTCACGCCCTACTACACCAGCAAGCAATACGGTACCGGACTGGGACTGGCCATTGTGCAGTCGATTGTAAGCGACCATCATGGCAAGATCTGGGTCAACAGCACCCCCGGCAAAGGCACGACTTTTGTGATGGAATTGCCCAAACACCCGCTGTAG